GCTGCTGGCCGCCGGTCGCTGGCGCTGGGGATTGCTGCCCGATCGCCAGGCCTGGTGGAGCTGGCGCGAGCAGCCTGGGCTTGCGGTGGATGGGTTGTGGCTGGGGTTTCGGCCCCGGCCCGCTGAGCAAGCTGCCTTGCCCGCGCTGCCGCCCGCGCGGCTCTGGTGGCCGCCTGCCGGTTCAGCCAGCGGTTGGCGTCAGGCCTGAGCCGGCACCCTGGTCTCTACACTGCATCGGTCGCCTGGAGAGGTGGCTGAGTGGTCGAAAGCGAACGACTCGAAATCGTTTGAAGGGCAACCTTCCGTGGGTTCGAATCCCACCCTCTCCGTATTTAGAAGGTCTGGTGAAGACCATCGAAGTCCCACTTCCCTTGCGGTGGTGGGATTTTTTCTGGGTGCCCAGTGCTGGTTGGTTCTCTTGATCCGGGAAGAGTCGACCAGTGTGTTGTTGGATTGCCGAGAGGCTCCTGCTCGCGGCATACATGCTCAGTTAAACCCGATTGATGATCGAGTGGCGCATCTGTATCTCATTCGCTATCTAAATCTGCTCCAGCCTGCTCCAGCTCGATGACGCTGCCCGTTGATCCTTTTGCCAGATTCGCTCCAGCGACTGCCTGAAGCGTTCAGGGTTGGATTGTGCTTGGGCCATGTGTTGGCGGAACACACGGGTGAGCCGCCAGACCTTCAAGCCAGCAGCAAGGGCAAACACCGCCCAGGGACCCAGCATCCAGAGGGGATGGGCCATCAGCTGTGGAATAACAGCACCAGGCCTCGGCTCACTTGGTGGAATTCGCGCTCCTCACGGCTGAGGTCGAGACCCACCTGCAGCCCTTCTTCCAGGGCGTTGTCGAACGGCGGCGGCGTCGGGGGCTGGCCATCGGTCCACAGCGCAGCGATGCCCACCGGGGTGGCGTGCCAGACAAATCGCTGGGTGATCCCGATGGAGGGTTCGTCGAGGGCGTCTTCCAGGAGCTCGTGGATTGCCATGGCAAAGGGGCTCTGGCGTCAGCATCGAGATTTGCCGCTCCAGACGCAATCAGCTGACAGTTTTTGTGACCTGCTGAGCAATCCTTCTTCAACTTTGCGGCCTTAGCTTGGCCGCGATGGCATCTCTCCCTGGCCCCGCCGCGCTCGTGCACGAGTGGTTCACCCCTCGCTCGGTGGGCGGGGCGGAGTTGGTGGTGCAACAGCTTGATGCCCTGCTCGGGCAGCCCCAGCTGGCCGCCCTGGTGGATGGTGAGAGTGCACGCCCCGAAAGCTGGCTGGCAGGCCGCTCGATCCACACCTCGTTTGTGCAGCACCTGCCTTGGGGCGTGAGCCATGTGCAGCAATACCTGCCGCTGCTGCCGCTGGCGATCGAGCAGCTCGACCTGGCGCCGTATCCCCTGGTGATCAGCAGCAGTCACCTGGTGGCCAAGGGCGTGCTCACGAGCCCGGATCAGTGCCATCTGAGCTACGTGCACACCCCCGTGCGCTACGCCTGGGATCAGATGCACGCCTATCTGCGCCAATCGGCCCTGGCGCGCCGGGGCCTCTCACCCTTGATTCGCTGGCAGTTGCATCGCCTGCGCCAGTGGGATGTGCTGAGTGCCCAGCGGCCCGATGCCCTGATCGCCAACTCCCGCTTCACGGCGGCTCGCATCCGCCGCTACTGGGGCCGTTCCTCCACCGTGGTGCATCCGCCGGTGGCGGTGGAGCGGTTCCGCTGGGATCAGCCTCGCAGCGATGTGTATCTCTGCTTGTGCCGCCTGGTGCCCTACAAACGGGTGGATCTGGTGGTGCAGGCGTTCAACGCCACCGGATTGCCGTTGGTGCTGATTGGCGATGGCCCGGAGCGGCAGCGTCTCGAGGCGATGGCCGGCCCCAATGTGCGGCTGCTAGGCCGCTTGCCGCAGGAGCAGGTGAATGAATGGCTCGCCACCTGCCGTGCCTATGTGTATGCCGGGTTGGAGGATTTCGGGATTGCGCCGGTGGAGGCCATGGCCTCGGGCGCACCGGTGATCGGCCTTGGCCAAGGTGGCCTGCTCGACAGCGTGCGTTGCCTGAGCAGCGGCTGTGAGTCCCCCACCGGCTTGCTGTTCCCCCAGCAATCGCTGCCGTCGTTGGTGGCGGCCCTGGAGCATTTCGAGGCCAATCGGCTGTGGGCACAGCTGCCTGCGGCCGCCTTGCGTCAGTGGGCCGAGCGCTTCAGCCCGCAGCGGTTCCGCCAGCGCTCCCAAGCCTTGATCGAGCAGGTGTGGAGCCGGCACCAGCGCCACCTGGCTCAACGGGGCCGAGCCATGTCTGTGCCTCTGGGGTGAGTGACCGCCGCCTGCGGGCCTCTGGAGCGGCGCACTTCTTTAATGAAGCCACTGTGCACTCTGAGCGCCCGGCATTTGTCCTCTGCCTCCATCCCGGCTGAGTCCACGGCCAGCAGCTTGCTGGCGGCTCAGTCGCTGCGTGGGCGTGTGCTGAAGCGGGGCGGCGACATTGTGTTTTCGCTCTTGGTGCTCAGCCTCGGCTCGCCGCTGTTTCTGCTGTTGGCGGTGCTGGTGAAGCTGAGCTCCCGGGGCTCGATCTTTTATTGCCAGCGCCGGATCGGTCGCGGCTACAAGGGCTTTGGTTGCCTGAAGTTCCGCACGATGCGGCGTGATGCCGATCGGGTGCTGGAGGCGATGTTGGAGGCCGATCCGACGCTGCGGGCCGAGTTTGAGCGGGATCACAAGCTCAAGCGTGATCCGCGCATCACGCCCCTCGGCAAATTTCTGCGCCGCTCCAGCCTGGATGAACTGCCCCAGTTCATCAACGTGCTGCGGGGCGAAATGAGCGTGGTGGGGCCCCGGCCGATCGTGTGGGATGAACTGCGCCGCTACGGCCGCAACATGGATGAAGTGCTCTCGGTGCGGCCTGGTCTGACGGGCCTCTGGCAGGTGTCGGGGCGCAACAACCTCACCTACCGCACGCGCGTGCGCCTCGATCTCACCTATGTGCGCCACCGCAGCTTTTGGCTGGATCTCGGCATCGTGCTGCGCACCATCGGTGTGGTGCTGTTGCCGATGGATCGCGGCGCCTATTGAGCGGCGTTGAGGCCTGCTCCGAGGGCCAGGCCGGTCGCTAACCAAAGCGCTTCCAGCCTCAGGCTCAGCTGCAGGATGCGTTGCACGGAAGAACGGCTCGCTGGCGGGCAGCTCTGTGCCAGGAGCGGTTTGGGTTTGAGGGTGTCGCCGTAGCGGTTCAGCCCTCCCAGCTGCACGCCGGCGGCATGGGCATAGGCCGCCTGCGATACACCGGCATTGGGGGAAGGATCAGAAGCGCCATCCTGCAGGGCGGCTTGCAGCAGGGGAATGCAGCGTGTTGCGGCGCTGGTGCCGGCGACCAGCGGCAGGCTCAAGGCCACCAGCCGGCAGGGCAGCCACACCAGCAGGTCATCGAGCCGGGCCCCGGCGGTGCCGAGCCAGTTGAGCCGGCCAACGCGATAGCCCAGCATCGAATCGAGCGTGCTCGCGGCTTTGAAGCCCCAGGCCAGGCACAGCGGCCCAGGCCCTGCCGTGAGCCCGATGCTCCAGAGCGCCGCTCCCACCAGCATCCAGAACAGGGGGGCAAAGAGCCCATCCACCGCGTTTTCGCTGGCGGTTTCGGCCGCGGCTCTCAGGATCTCTGGGGCGCTGAGCTCGCTGGTGTTGCGCCCCACAATCCAGCTCAGGGCGCAGCGCGCTGGCTGGAGATCCGCATCAATGGCATCCAGCACGCCGCGCACGGCCTGCTCCAGGCTGCGGCCCGCCAGGGCGCTGGCTAGGGCGATCCAAAGCAGCAACAGCCCTGCGGGCTGTGCATCGGGCAGCGCTCTGCCCAGAGCCCATTGCTCCAGCAGCCAGCCGGCGCCGCCGCTGCTGCCCACGAGCAGCAGCGTGATCACGCCACCGGCCAGGCGCAGCGCCAGCGGCCGATCGCCGGCCCAGTGCTCCGCTAGCCGGCGCAGCCGGCTGATGCACCAGCCCATCACCACCACCGGGTGCAGGCACCAGCGCGGATCGCCCACCAGCCGATCCAGCCCCGCCGCGGCGATCACCAACAAAAAAGGGTGGATCCCCGTGAAGGAATCCACCCCAGAAGCGAATGCCAAGGCCTGGATCAGGCGGCCTTCAGCCAGGAGAACATCGAGCGCAGGCCCTTGCCCACCTGCTCGATCGGGTGCTGGCTGTCGCGCTCGCGGATCTTCTTCATCTCAGGCTTGCCGGCGTCGCACTCAGCCACGAAGTTGCGGGCGAAGGTGCCGTCCTGGATGTCGGCCAGGATGCGCTTCATCTCGGCCTTGGTGTCGGCGGTGATCAGGCGGGGGCCGCTCACGTAGTCGCCGTATTCAGCGGTGTTGGAGATGGAATCGCGCATGGCGGTGAGGCCGCCCTTCACCATCAGGTCCACGATCAGCTTCACCTCGTGCAGGCACTCGAAGTAAGCCAGCTCGGGCTGATAACCAGCTTCCACCAGGGTTTCAAAGCCGGCCTTCACCAGCTCGGAGAGACCGCCGCAGAGCACGGCCTGCTCACCGAACAGGTCCGTCTCAGTTTCTTCCTTGAAGTTGGTCTCCAGGATGCCGGCGCGGGTGCCGCCGATGCCCTTGGCGTAGGCCATGGCCAGGGCGCGGGCGTTGCCAGTGGCGTCCTGGTGGATGGCGAATAGGGCGGGAACGCC
This sequence is a window from Synechococcus sp. HK05. Protein-coding genes within it:
- a CDS encoding glycosyltransferase, with protein sequence MASLPGPAALVHEWFTPRSVGGAELVVQQLDALLGQPQLAALVDGESARPESWLAGRSIHTSFVQHLPWGVSHVQQYLPLLPLAIEQLDLAPYPLVISSSHLVAKGVLTSPDQCHLSYVHTPVRYAWDQMHAYLRQSALARRGLSPLIRWQLHRLRQWDVLSAQRPDALIANSRFTAARIRRYWGRSSTVVHPPVAVERFRWDQPRSDVYLCLCRLVPYKRVDLVVQAFNATGLPLVLIGDGPERQRLEAMAGPNVRLLGRLPQEQVNEWLATCRAYVYAGLEDFGIAPVEAMASGAPVIGLGQGGLLDSVRCLSSGCESPTGLLFPQQSLPSLVAALEHFEANRLWAQLPAAALRQWAERFSPQRFRQRSQALIEQVWSRHQRHLAQRGRAMSVPLG
- a CDS encoding sugar transferase, translating into MSSASIPAESTASSLLAAQSLRGRVLKRGGDIVFSLLVLSLGSPLFLLLAVLVKLSSRGSIFYCQRRIGRGYKGFGCLKFRTMRRDADRVLEAMLEADPTLRAEFERDHKLKRDPRITPLGKFLRRSSLDELPQFINVLRGEMSVVGPRPIVWDELRRYGRNMDEVLSVRPGLTGLWQVSGRNNLTYRTRVRLDLTYVRHRSFWLDLGIVLRTIGVVLLPMDRGAY
- the cbiB gene encoding adenosylcobinamide-phosphate synthase CbiB; the encoded protein is MIAAAGLDRLVGDPRWCLHPVVVMGWCISRLRRLAEHWAGDRPLALRLAGGVITLLLVGSSGGAGWLLEQWALGRALPDAQPAGLLLLWIALASALAGRSLEQAVRGVLDAIDADLQPARCALSWIVGRNTSELSAPEILRAAAETASENAVDGLFAPLFWMLVGAALWSIGLTAGPGPLCLAWGFKAASTLDSMLGYRVGRLNWLGTAGARLDDLLVWLPCRLVALSLPLVAGTSAATRCIPLLQAALQDGASDPSPNAGVSQAAYAHAAGVQLGGLNRYGDTLKPKPLLAQSCPPASRSSVQRILQLSLRLEALWLATGLALGAGLNAAQ
- the ilvC gene encoding ketol-acid reductoisomerase, coding for MAKLYYDTDADLSLLNGKTVAIIGYGSQGHAHALNLKDSGVNVVVGLYEGSRSAEKAKADGLEVLSVADAAAKADWIMVLLPDETQKAVYDKEIAPHLSAGKVLSFAHGFNVRFELIKPPADVDVVMIAPKGPGHTVRWEYQNGMGVPALFAIHQDATGNARALAMAYAKGIGGTRAGILETNFKEETETDLFGEQAVLCGGLSELVKAGFETLVEAGYQPELAYFECLHEVKLIVDLMVKGGLTAMRDSISNTAEYGDYVSGPRLITADTKAEMKRILADIQDGTFARNFVAECDAGKPEMKKIRERDSQHPIEQVGKGLRSMFSWLKAA